The sequence below is a genomic window from Chloroflexota bacterium.
GCTGCACAACTGGACCGGAACCTCGCGCTCGAATTGGTCAGGGCAACCGAGGCCGCCGCGATGGCGGCCAGTCGATGGATGGGCCGTGGCGACAAGGAGTCGGTCGATCAGTCGGCCGTCGACGCCATGCGCCTTGTGCTCCAGAACGTCGATATGGACGGCATCGTCGTCATCGGCGAGGGAGAGAAGGATGAGGCGCCGATGCTCTACATCGGCGAGCGGATCGGCAACGGCAATCCGCCCCAGGTGGATGTCGCGGTCGATCCGGTCGACGGCACAACCCTGACGGCGAATGGGCTGGGTGGCGCCATCTCGGTCGTGGCCCTGGCCGAGCGCGACTCCCTCTTCTTCACCCACGTGCCGTACATGGACAAGCTCGTCGTCGGCCCGCAGGCGTGCGGCGCCATCGATCTGTTGGCTCCACCAGCCGAGAACGTCCGCGCCGTCGCGCGGGCCTATGGGCGCGACGCGCGAGACCTCACCGTCGTGATCCTCAGCCGGCCCCGAAACGAGGAGCTGATCCAGCAGGTGCGCGCGACGGGCGCCCGTATCCGGCTGATCGGAGACGGCGACGTCGCCGCGGGCCTCATGGCGCTTCTGGAAGGACACACGGGGATCGACATGCTGATGGGCATCGGCGGCGCGCCGGAGGGCGTCATCACCGCCTGCACCGTTCGCTGCCTCGGCGGCGATATGCAAGCGCGTCTCTGGGCGCGCGACGATGGAGACCGACTCCTCGCGTCGAGCGAAGGGGTCGACATCGGCCGAGTCCTCACCCTGGACGATCTCTGCAGCGGCGAGAATGTCTTCGTCGCGGCCACGGGCGTCACGGATGGGGAGCTGCTCGGCGGCGTGCGCTATTCCAGCACCGGCGCCGTGACCGAGTCGATCGTCATGCGCTCGGCCTCCGGCACCGTGCGGCGCATCGAGGCCCAGCATAATTTCTCACGGCTGCGCAAGCTCGCGGGGCCGCGCTACTAGGGAATTTCGCGGGGGTATGGGCCATGCTTACAAAGGAACAGAACGACCGCCTCAGTCTGGTGGGACGCGGTACGCCGTGCGGCGAGCTGATGCGCCGCTATTGGCACCCCATCGCTGCGAGCTCCCAACTTCAGGGATACGGCACGCGCCCGATTCGGCTGCTGGGGGAGGACCTCGTCCTCTATCGCGATCGCAGTGGCACGCTGGGCCTCGTCGGCGACCGGTGCCCCCACCGCCGGGCCGGCATGGTTTTCGGAGTCCCGGAGCAGACGGGGCTGCGCTGCGCCTACCATGGCTGGCTCTTCGACGAGTCAGGCGCCTGTCTCGAGCAGCCGTACGAGACCACTGAGGACCCAACCTCGACCTTCCGGAGTCGGGTCAGCATTCAAGCGTATCCGGTGCAGGAGCTGGGCGGCATGATCTTCGCGTACCTGGGGCCGCAGCCCGCACCGCTCATTCCCCGCTGGGACCTCTTCGTCATGGATGGGCCGAAGGAGATCGGCTGGGCCGTGATCCCGTGCAACTGGCTGCAGATCAGCGAGAACTCGTTGGACCCGGTCCACGTGGAGTGGCTGCACCAGTACTTCTGCAACTTCGTCATGGAGCATTTGAACCGACCGGAAGAGGTCCGTCGACCGAGCCACCACCGATTCATCGCCTTCGACGAGTTCGAGCACGGCATCGTTAAGCGGCGGCTCTGCGACGACGAGGGCGAGGACGTACAGGAGTGGGCCGTAGGCCATCCCCACGTCTTCCCGAACATTCTGAAGAGCGGCAGCGTCCGCCACCCCGTGTTCCAGATTCGCGTGCCGATGGACGACACCCACACGACCTACTTCTGGTATAGCTGCCATCCCGCCCGAGCCGACCTGCCGGAATTCGATGAAATCCCCTTCTACGAAGTTCCGGTGGCCGGGCTCGACGAGCATGGCCAGCTCAAATGGGACCTCCTCGACAACAACAGCGGCCAGGACATGGTCATGTGGTACACGCAGGGCGCGATTACCGATCGGGACCAGGAGCACCTGGGCCTCTCCGACAAGGGCGTGATCCTCTTCCGCAAGCAACTCGAGGAGAACATCCGCCGAGTCGAGCGCGGTGAGGACCCCATGAACACGTTCCGCGACCCGGCCACGAATCAGCGGATCAATCTCGCGGTCGAGGAGAGTAAGCTCGGCAACGCCTTCACCATCGAACCCGGGAAGCGGCGCGGCGGAAACGCCAGCAAATACAGCCCCATATTCCGCGCGGCCGAACAGGCCCTCGCGAAGTCGTGACCCCGCGGGCCGCTCTTCGATGGTTGCCCGCGCAATGACCTCCAGCAATGCAATTCACACGAATTTTCGCCGGGGCTCGGGTACCATAGCAGCAGGGTAGGCGCCGTTCAGTCGACTGGTGGCGCGTTCCCGATGGTCGCCCCGTCGCATGTTTCGATCGAGGAGGGTCAAGCATGCTCTCGAAAGAAGACAACGAGCTCCTCACGCGCGTCGGTCCCGGTACGCTGATGGGCGACCTGATGCGGCAGTACTGGCTGCCGTTCCTCTACTCGTGGGAGGTGGAGCCGGACGGCCCGCCGCTCCGCGTTCGTCTCCTGAGCGAAGACCTCATCGTGTTCCGGGATTCCCGCGGTCGTCTCGGTCTGCTCGGCGCGCACTGCCCGCACCGCGGCGCCTCGCTCTTTTTCGGTCGCAACGAGGCGGATGGGCTTCGCTGCGTGTACCACGGCTGGAAGTTCGACGTTGGCGGTCACTGCACGGATATGCCCAACGAGCCCCCGGAGAGCACCTTCAAGGACAAGGTGCGCACGGTGGGATACTGCGCCGCCGAGCAAGGCGGCGTGGTCTTCGCGTACATGGGCCCCCGTCGCGACAACCCGCCGCCGCTTCCATCGTTCGAATGGGCGGAGGTGCCGTCGTCGCGGCTGGTCCACGAGTACAAATGCGTTCAGCGCTGCAACTGGATGCAGGCGCTGGAGGGCGACGTCGATACGGCCCACGTCTTCTTCCTCCACGCCCGCTTGGACGCGAGCGATTCCAGCGGCAGCGGCGTCTTTCATCAGGACCGGTCGCCGCGCCTCTATCTCACGGAGACGGAGTACGGCCTGATGTACGGGGCGCGACGGGTCGAAGGTCCGGGATCGGCGTACTGGCGGACGACGCAATTCCTCATGCCCGTCTACACGCTGTTTCCGCCCGTTCAGCCCGGCGTCGTCCCGTTGCACATCTGGGTGCCCATTGACGACGAGCATACCCTCACCTGGGGTCTCCGCTGGGCGCCCGGAGAAGATCTATCGCCCGCTGACGCGGTAGTTCCCGGAGGTGGGGGGATGACGGGCGTCGGGCCGATGATGGATGAGCAGCACGGCAAGCCGTATGCGCGGTGGTGGCCGGTGGCGAACCCGGATAACGATTTTTTGCTCGACCGCTCGATGCAGCGAACCAAGAGCTTCACGGGGATACCCACGATTCGGATGCAGGATGCCGCCATGACGACGAGTATGGGCGCCGTTATGGACCGAAGCGCCGAGCACCTCGGCACGACGGATACGGCGATCATCAAGACGCGTCAACGCCTCCTGCGCGCGGCCCGCGCCCTCCGCGAACAGGGGCTCACCCCACCCGAGGTAGATCGGCCAGAGCTCTATCGCGTCCGGTCGTGTGTCGCGGTTCTCCCGGACGACGCTGACTGGCGGGCGGCGCTGGAGGATTGGCACTTCGCGCGGACCACAGCGGTATCGGCTGCCCAGGCGGCGGCCCCGCGGCGATGAGGAACGCCGCGGAACGTCTCAATAGTTGGGAGGGCCTGTGATACAATGTGGGCGAATCAGAACCATTTGGCACTATCCTTGGGGGACCCATGGCGAATGAGCGCAAAGTGAACACACCTGGCGCACCAGTCCAGGCTGGTGGGCTGCGCTCGTACACGCCCACCCAGCTCTTCTTCCTCACCCGTCTTTCCTGGCTCGTGCGTCAGCGGCGCGAGCTGATCAATACGCTCGATGCGAATGATTGGCACCGCAAGCTGCTGGATAAAGCCCTCTACTCGACCTTCCTCGACTGCAGCGACGAGGGCGTTGGCGACGAGGCCAAGAGCCTCCTCGCACAACAGTCTGAGAACGCGAACTAGCGCCGTCGACCGCGCCATCGACACGCCCGGGGCGTGCGCGGCGTGAGCAGATGCCCGCATCCCGAACGCCCCGTCGCCAGCTTTTGCCATCACATCGCGCGTGGCGCGCGCCGTCCCGCGCACCCGCGCCAGCGCTGACGTGCCCCTCGACGTCGTCATCGCCACCGAACGAATCATGCAGACGCTCGCTGCCCGCGTGGTGGCGGCGTGTTTCGTGGCTGTCCTCGTGCTCGTCGCCTCGCGCTGGGCGCGCCTTGCTTTCGACCGGGCAACCGCGCGCACCAGCGCCGACGCAAACGTTCGTCTCGTCACCGGGCGGCTGGTCACCGGCGGGATCCTCGCCCTCGGCCTCGTCTGGGTCCTGGGAATCATGGGCCTGGACCAGGCCAGTATCCTGGCGACGTTCGGAGCCATTGGGCTCGCCCTCGGCCTGGCGGTGCAGGACATTCTCAAGAGCTTCTTTGCCGGGTTGTACCTTCTCTTTGAGCGGCCCTTCCTGATCGGCGACGAGGTGCAGGTCCGCGACTATGTGGGGCGCGTCGAGCACGTGGGACTCCGCGCCACCGAGCTTCGAACCGCCGAGAACGTGCGCGTGGTCGTCCCCAACGCCATCGTCTTCGCGGAGGTCGTCAGCAACCGCACGCATCGCACGGCGGACGCCGACTCGAAGCTACGCGAGGGACGATAACGAACGACTCGCCCCGCTGCCCCATCCGCGGGTCACGCGACGGGGACGGGGCTCTCGACTCGTGGCTGAAGCGTATGGCGCCAGAGGCTGGGAATGAGGACCAGGATCAGGGCCACCGTCGCCAGGCACCCGACGCCGCCGGAGACCACAGCGAACACGGCACTGTTGGCCCACGCCGCCACGAGGCCCGACTCGGTAGCCCCGAGCTGGTTTGACGCTCCCACGAACACCTGATTCACCGCGCTGACTCGACCGCGCAGCGCGTTGGGCGTGTCGAGCTGGATGATCGTCTGCCGCATGACGACGCTGACCTGGTCGGCCGCCGCCGTCAGGCCGTAGAGGATGAGGGACAGGGGGAACCACGTGGAGAGCCCAAACGCGATGGTGGCGGCGCCGTATATGGTCACCATGAGCATCAGCGTGCGGCCCGTCGCGCGCACCGGCGGTGAGAGCGAGAGGCCGACCGCGGTGATGAGGGCGCCCACCGCCTTCGACGAGGTGAGCAGGCCGTAGCCGAATGCGCCGACACCGAGAACGTCGCGGGCGTAGATGGGCAGCAGCGCATCAGCCCCGGCAAAGATCACCGCGAACATGTCCAGCGCCATCGCGCCGAGCACTGGCCGATTCGACCAGATGAAGTGAATGCCCTCCTTCATCATGCCGAGGTCGAGCCGACCAGAAACCGCGTCCGCCTCGCGGATTCGAATGCAGGCGATGCACACGAGTCCGCCGAGCACCAGTCCAACGTGCATCAGATAGGCGGGCGCCACGCCGGATTGGGCGATTGCCAGCCCGGCGCCGGCGGGACCGAAGATGCTGGCCACCTGCTGGACCGTGGTGGCCATCGCGACGGCGCGTTGGAAGCTTTCTCTGGGCACCACCAGCGGAAGCAGGGTCTGTCGGGCCGGCGCCTCGAATGACACCGTCACCCCGAGGATCGCCATGCAGGCATAGATGACCGGAACGCTCGCGTGGCCTGTTGCGGTGAGGGCCCAGAGCGCCGCCGACGTTCCCAGGGGCGAGAGCTGGGCCAATGCGAGGACCGCGCGTCGGTCGTGCGTGTCCGCTATCGCGCCGGCGAGCACGCTGATGGCCAGGCTCGGGACAAAGCGCGCGATTCCGACGAACGCGAGTGCAACGGGCGAGCCGCTCAGGTCGTACACCTGCCACATGACCGCGGCGGCTTGAATCGATTGGCCCAGCATCGTGGCGACGCGAACGCCGACGTAGAAGCCGAAGTCCCGATTGCGTAGGAGGCCGCGCAGCGAATCCCTCGTCCCCATGGACGCTGGGCGCGAGTCGGTTGGGGGCTGCACCCTCCGCGTCTACCCGGCGCCGATCACGTCGGGCGGGCTGGCAGCTTGTCGACCACGCTGGCGACGGCGGACGAGCCGCACACGGAGTCAGGCTGGTTCTGCGTAAGCTGGCAGATCGCGGCGGTCAGATAGTTGGCGTTGCCGACGATGGCGCGCGTCAGCGGGTTGGTGGGATCGGCGAGTCCATCCGCCACGTCCCGCCAGCTCTTGTCGCGCAGCATGTTCATGTCGTACCCGGTGCCGACCGCGTAGTACTTGTTCCCGATGTCGACAAACGGGATCGTGCCGACGTGGTCGTACAGAGTGAGGAGCGACTGCTGATCCGCGGAGATGCGCTGGAGCGGACGCTTGGCGCGGTCACCGGTCTCCAGGGCCACGAGATTGAGATACGGGCTGTTGTACTGAACGCGGTAGAACGTGTACGTCGGGAACTCCGGATAGGATTCGCCACGCGCCGAGAGGGTCGGCTGCAGCTCGCCGAACTCCCCAAAGCGGCTCAGCGCGGCGATGAGACTCCATCGCTGGGGGGCGCAATACGAGCAGTACTCGGCGCCGATGTAGAGGAGGGCGGCTTTGCCGTCCGCCCCGCCGAGGGGCTGCTCGGTCGTCATAGCCTTGAGTGGATTGGGTAGATCGCCCGTCCCAACGGTGTCGAACACGTCCGCCGGAATGTGGGTGATGGCTCTGTTCACGCTCGCCATCTCAGCGGTGGATGGGAGCGGCGTGCCATCTTGCTGGCGTCCAAAGAGGAGATAGGCGCCGCCGCCAACAACGATGAGCGCAAGAACCCCGACAGGAAGCAGCCGCCCAAACGGGAGGCGAAGCGATCGCGCCGGAGCGCGTCGACGCTCGCGACGGGCCTGGGGTCGTGCTGAGTGCTGTCGTGCGGTCATGGTCCGCGCAATTGTACGCTCCACCAGCGCGCGGGGCACGGACCAATCGGCCGGCCGGAAACCGCTATTATCGTCAGCGTCGCGAGAATGCCCGGCCGCCGCCAGACCGATGGGGTCGACGCCAGTCGGATGTCCAGCGGCGAGGCATCTCGCAGCTGGTTGAATGGAGTGGAAGATGGATCGAATCGAGGAGCGGAAACGGGCGCGACGACCGCGGCCCTTTCCGCCCGCGTGGCCGGCACGGCCGCTGCTTCTCGCTTGGCTCGCGTGGCTCGCGGCATGCGCGCCACGGGGGCAGGACGTCGCTCAGCACCCATCGCCGACCGGAGATTTGGCCGACTCCAGACCCCTGGTGATCTACGTCCGCGTGGAGCCTGCCAGCATCGCGACGCGGCCCTTCATCCAGAAGGGAACGGGGCTCCACATCCCAACGCGCGTCTTCAACGCCCTCCCCGCCCTCATCAACGATCGTGGCGAGCCGATCCCGGAGCTGCTGGAGGCGCTGCCGCAGCTCAACACGGATGGCTGGAAGGTGTTCCCCGATGGCACGATGCTGACGACCTACGCGTTGCGCGCTGGCCTCACCTGGCACGACGGGGAGCCGTTCACGAGCGACGACTACGTGTTTGCCTGGAGCGTGTACTCGACGCCCGAGCTGGCGCTCGCCGGCCAGCCCCCATTCCGCGCCATCGACGACGTCACCGCCATCGATCCAACGCACTTCGCGATCCACTGGAAGGTGCCCTTTCCGGACGCCGACATTCTGGCCACCTACGACCTCGAATTTCCACCTTTGCCGCGCCACGTGCTCGGACCCGCCCTTGATCAGGTGTCCGATCGCGGCGGAGACGCGGTGACATCGCAACCCTTCTGGACTCGCGAGTACGTCGGGCTGGGGCCGTATCGCCTGGACCGCTGGGAGCCGGGCGCCTTCATCGACGCCGAGCGATTCGACGGGTACGCGCTGGGCCGGCCGAAGATCCCCCGACTCGAGCTTCGATTCAGCGCCGACCAGAACGTCGTCGTCGCGGCCCTGCTCGCCGGCGACGCCCAGGTGGCGACCGACAGCTCCATCGGTCAGGCAGCGGAGACCCTGAAGCAGCAGTGGCAGGAGAGCAAAGCCGGGACGGTGCTTCGGTGGCCGAACGCTTGGCGCTACACAGCATTCCAGCTTCGCCCGGAGCTCGTCACGCCACGCGCGATTCTCGACGAGCGGGTGCGCAAGGCCATCGCGCAGTCATTCAATAAACAGGAGATCAGCGACGCCGTGTACGCGGGGGAGGCGATCTTCGCTGACTCCATGATCTGGACGGGCTCGAAGTGGGGCGCCGCGGTCGACGACTCGATCCCGACCTATCCCTATGACCTCCGCGCCGTCGAGCGCCGAATGGGGGATGCCGGCTATCGGAAGGACTCGGACGGGATCTTCGCCGGCCCCGATGGCCGTGTGTCCCTCGAGCTGGTGTCGACAGAGGACCCAGACAACGTGCGCGAGATCCTCGTCATGGCAGAACAGCTCAAAGCGGCCGGGTTCGACGTGCAGCAGCGGGTCGTTCCGGCCGCGCAGGCCCAAAATGCCCAGGTGCGCGCGTCGTTCCCCACGATGCAGACCAGCAATACCAATATGGGCGAGCCGGCGATGAACAATCTGACGAGCGGCCAGATCCCGAAGCCGGACAATCGGTGGCAGGGCGGCAACCGGGGCGCATGGTCCAACCCCGACTACGACCGCATCGTGAACGGGTTCAATCAGACGCTGGACCACGGCGAGCGCGTCTCGCTCGTCCGCCAGGCGCTTCAGGTGTACGCGGAGCAGCTACCGGCCGCGTCGCTCTTCTTCCGCGCCCAGCCTTTTGCCTATGCCGCGGGCATCGTGGGTCCCGCGACCGCCGCGCCCGAGTCCAACATGGCGTGGAACATCCAGACCTGGGAGTACCACGCGCCGCGGAGCTAGCGCCGCGGCGCGCTAGACGCGCCGACGTGGTAGGATTGATCCGCAGAATCGGGGCTCGGCTCGCAAGGCCGCGCGCCGTCGAATGATTAGTCTCCGCGAGAGGGAGGCGCAGGATGCTCGAAGATCAGCGTCCAGGAACCGTGTACTGGATCGACCACTATGTCGTCGGAAGCGACGATCTGGACCGATGGGCAAACTTCCAGGTGAACGTCCTGGGCGCGCGTCCGCTGCCGCACGTAGGCCCGCCCGGTCGACGGATGATCCTCTTCCAGGATCTAACGAGCTGCTGCCATCACGGGGCCATGCTGAGCCCGGATCCGCTGCCGCCGAGCGCGGGGCTGGGGAAGGGGCTCCCGCGACACGGCCTCTACATCCGCCAGGCGGACATCGACACGCACCTTCGGCGACTCGACCAGTTCAACGTGCCACATCTCGATCCCATGCGGACCTCTGCCGAGGGCGACGAAGGGATCTCCATCGCCTGGGAGGATCCGGATGGCAACCAGTTCGAGTTCTGGGCGCCCGATCGCCTGCCGCCCGGGGCGATGGCGGAGGAGACGTCTGTCGGGGTCGGCCGAATCAGCCACGGCGTCTACGAGAGCCGGGACCTGCAGCGCGCAGCCGCTCACTTCTCAAAGTACTGCGCCCTCGAGCCGATGGTCAGCGCGGACATCCCGTCGGACACGCTCGTGCTGCCGCTGGTTGGCGGGGCGCGCATCGTCTACAAAAAGGTCGAGTCCTTTGGTCAGCGCACGGGAGGCTGGGGCAAGCTCCACGCGGCCCATGCTGCGCTCGTCGTGCGGGACGAAGACTTCTTCCCGAACTATGAGCTCATGTGGGAGAACGTTCCCGAGTGGCAGTGGGACCCCGAGGCGCACGGCTTCGTCGGCGCGGGCGCAGACCTTCCCGCGCGCACGTCGCGCCACGGCAGTCCGGGTGGGATCCAGTGGTTCCAGGTGCGCGGGCGCGGGGACGACTGGTACGACTGGGATACCAACTGCTTCCACTTCATGGGCGGCGCGCCGCGCGACGAGTCCTTCGTGACCTATGACCCGCACACGATGGATTGGCACTTCCCTCAATATATGAAGGCGAAGGGCCTGTCCACCTGAACGACATTGAGGCGATGGCGCGCAGCATCGAGCTGGCCCGGCTCTCGGCTGAGCACGGGAGCCACCCGTTCGGCTGCGTGATCACCGCGAACGGCGCGCTGGTTGCCGAGGCCGAGAACGCGGTCGTAACGGAGATCGATCCGACTGCGCACGCGGAGATCATGGCCATCCGCCGAGCGTGCAAGGCGCGAGGCGGCCTGGATCTCTCCGACTGCACCCTGTACTCGAGCTGCGAGCCGTGCTGGATGTGCTCGACCGCGATTCGTCGGGTGGGTATTGCGCGCGTGGTGTTCGCGCTCACGTCGGCCACGCGGAGCGGAGGCTATTCCAGCGCGTTCGCGATCCTGACCAGCCCGGAGCCCGTCGGGGACTTCAAGCCGCCGGAGGTGGTGTCGGGGCTCATGGCGGACGCATCTCACGCGGTCTGGAAGGCTGTCGGGTGGCCGGTGCAATGATGAACTCTGGCGCGGCGGTGGTGCGCGCCTCGAGGTGGTCCGAACGATGCAGGTAACGCCAAACGTGCGGGCCGTCCAGGTGCCCGACACCAACCCGATGCACCCGCAGTTCACCACCATTTACCTCGTCGGTCGGGGCCAGGTGCTGACCATCGACTCCGGCGAGGACATGGAGCGCTACCGCTGGATGCTGCGCGGCTACCTCGCCGCCACCGAACGGGCGGAGATCGGCATGAGCTGCGTCACCCACTTCCATCGAGACCATAGCGCGAACCTCCGTTGGCTCCGAGATGAGTTCGGCGCCGACGTGCGCGTGTTGGAGCAGGGGATGTCCCTCCTCCAGGACCGCCTGCCGGAGACGGGCGTGACGGCGATTCACCACGGCTCGGAGTTCGGACCAAGCGACGCCGTGCACCTCACGGCCATTCACACGCCCGGCCACAGCGCCGACTCGGTCTGCTACTTCCTGGAGAGCGAGGGCGTCCTCTTCACCGGTGACACAATTCTCGGAGCCAGCTCGACGACCGTCAGCGACCTGGGCGAGTACCTGGATAGCCTGGCCAG
It includes:
- the glpX gene encoding class II fructose-bisphosphatase — its product is MAAQLDRNLALELVRATEAAAMAASRWMGRGDKESVDQSAVDAMRLVLQNVDMDGIVVIGEGEKDEAPMLYIGERIGNGNPPQVDVAVDPVDGTTLTANGLGGAISVVALAERDSLFFTHVPYMDKLVVGPQACGAIDLLAPPAENVRAVARAYGRDARDLTVVILSRPRNEELIQQVRATGARIRLIGDGDVAAGLMALLEGHTGIDMLMGIGGAPEGVITACTVRCLGGDMQARLWARDDGDRLLASSEGVDIGRVLTLDDLCSGENVFVAATGVTDGELLGGVRYSSTGAVTESIVMRSASGTVRRIEAQHNFSRLRKLAGPRY
- a CDS encoding aromatic ring-hydroxylating dioxygenase subunit alpha, with product MLTKEQNDRLSLVGRGTPCGELMRRYWHPIAASSQLQGYGTRPIRLLGEDLVLYRDRSGTLGLVGDRCPHRRAGMVFGVPEQTGLRCAYHGWLFDESGACLEQPYETTEDPTSTFRSRVSIQAYPVQELGGMIFAYLGPQPAPLIPRWDLFVMDGPKEIGWAVIPCNWLQISENSLDPVHVEWLHQYFCNFVMEHLNRPEEVRRPSHHRFIAFDEFEHGIVKRRLCDDEGEDVQEWAVGHPHVFPNILKSGSVRHPVFQIRVPMDDTHTTYFWYSCHPARADLPEFDEIPFYEVPVAGLDEHGQLKWDLLDNNSGQDMVMWYTQGAITDRDQEHLGLSDKGVILFRKQLEENIRRVERGEDPMNTFRDPATNQRINLAVEESKLGNAFTIEPGKRRGGNASKYSPIFRAAEQALAKS
- a CDS encoding Rieske 2Fe-2S domain-containing protein; this encodes MLSKEDNELLTRVGPGTLMGDLMRQYWLPFLYSWEVEPDGPPLRVRLLSEDLIVFRDSRGRLGLLGAHCPHRGASLFFGRNEADGLRCVYHGWKFDVGGHCTDMPNEPPESTFKDKVRTVGYCAAEQGGVVFAYMGPRRDNPPPLPSFEWAEVPSSRLVHEYKCVQRCNWMQALEGDVDTAHVFFLHARLDASDSSGSGVFHQDRSPRLYLTETEYGLMYGARRVEGPGSAYWRTTQFLMPVYTLFPPVQPGVVPLHIWVPIDDEHTLTWGLRWAPGEDLSPADAVVPGGGGMTGVGPMMDEQHGKPYARWWPVANPDNDFLLDRSMQRTKSFTGIPTIRMQDAAMTTSMGAVMDRSAEHLGTTDTAIIKTRQRLLRAARALREQGLTPPEVDRPELYRVRSCVAVLPDDADWRAALEDWHFARTTAVSAAQAAAPRR
- a CDS encoding mechanosensitive ion channel domain-containing protein, coding for MARAVPRTRASADVPLDVVIATERIMQTLAARVVAACFVAVLVLVASRWARLAFDRATARTSADANVRLVTGRLVTGGILALGLVWVLGIMGLDQASILATFGAIGLALGLAVQDILKSFFAGLYLLFERPFLIGDEVQVRDYVGRVEHVGLRATELRTAENVRVVVPNAIVFAEVVSNRTHRTADADSKLREGR
- a CDS encoding MFS transporter, yielding MQPPTDSRPASMGTRDSLRGLLRNRDFGFYVGVRVATMLGQSIQAAAVMWQVYDLSGSPVALAFVGIARFVPSLAISVLAGAIADTHDRRAVLALAQLSPLGTSAALWALTATGHASVPVIYACMAILGVTVSFEAPARQTLLPLVVPRESFQRAVAMATTVQQVASIFGPAGAGLAIAQSGVAPAYLMHVGLVLGGLVCIACIRIREADAVSGRLDLGMMKEGIHFIWSNRPVLGAMALDMFAVIFAGADALLPIYARDVLGVGAFGYGLLTSSKAVGALITAVGLSLSPPVRATGRTLMLMVTIYGAATIAFGLSTWFPLSLILYGLTAAADQVSVVMRQTIIQLDTPNALRGRVSAVNQVFVGASNQLGATESGLVAAWANSAVFAVVSGGVGCLATVALILVLIPSLWRHTLQPRVESPVPVA
- a CDS encoding DUF929 family protein, producing MTARQHSARPQARRERRRAPARSLRLPFGRLLPVGVLALIVVGGGAYLLFGRQQDGTPLPSTAEMASVNRAITHIPADVFDTVGTGDLPNPLKAMTTEQPLGGADGKAALLYIGAEYCSYCAPQRWSLIAALSRFGEFGELQPTLSARGESYPEFPTYTFYRVQYNSPYLNLVALETGDRAKRPLQRISADQQSLLTLYDHVGTIPFVDIGNKYYAVGTGYDMNMLRDKSWRDVADGLADPTNPLTRAIVGNANYLTAAICQLTQNQPDSVCGSSAVASVVDKLPARPT
- a CDS encoding ABC transporter substrate-binding protein codes for the protein MDRIEERKRARRPRPFPPAWPARPLLLAWLAWLAACAPRGQDVAQHPSPTGDLADSRPLVIYVRVEPASIATRPFIQKGTGLHIPTRVFNALPALINDRGEPIPELLEALPQLNTDGWKVFPDGTMLTTYALRAGLTWHDGEPFTSDDYVFAWSVYSTPELALAGQPPFRAIDDVTAIDPTHFAIHWKVPFPDADILATYDLEFPPLPRHVLGPALDQVSDRGGDAVTSQPFWTREYVGLGPYRLDRWEPGAFIDAERFDGYALGRPKIPRLELRFSADQNVVVAALLAGDAQVATDSSIGQAAETLKQQWQESKAGTVLRWPNAWRYTAFQLRPELVTPRAILDERVRKAIAQSFNKQEISDAVYAGEAIFADSMIWTGSKWGAAVDDSIPTYPYDLRAVERRMGDAGYRKDSDGIFAGPDGRVSLELVSTEDPDNVREILVMAEQLKAAGFDVQQRVVPAAQAQNAQVRASFPTMQTSNTNMGEPAMNNLTSGQIPKPDNRWQGGNRGAWSNPDYDRIVNGFNQTLDHGERVSLVRQALQVYAEQLPAASLFFRAQPFAYAAGIVGPATAAPESNMAWNIQTWEYHAPRS
- a CDS encoding VOC family protein; the encoded protein is MLEDQRPGTVYWIDHYVVGSDDLDRWANFQVNVLGARPLPHVGPPGRRMILFQDLTSCCHHGAMLSPDPLPPSAGLGKGLPRHGLYIRQADIDTHLRRLDQFNVPHLDPMRTSAEGDEGISIAWEDPDGNQFEFWAPDRLPPGAMAEETSVGVGRISHGVYESRDLQRAAAHFSKYCALEPMVSADIPSDTLVLPLVGGARIVYKKVESFGQRTGGWGKLHAAHAALVVRDEDFFPNYELMWENVPEWQWDPEAHGFVGAGADLPARTSRHGSPGGIQWFQVRGRGDDWYDWDTNCFHFMGGAPRDESFVTYDPHTMDWHFPQYMKAKGLST
- a CDS encoding nucleoside deaminase translates to MARSIELARLSAEHGSHPFGCVITANGALVAEAENAVVTEIDPTAHAEIMAIRRACKARGGLDLSDCTLYSSCEPCWMCSTAIRRVGIARVVFALTSATRSGGYSSAFAILTSPEPVGDFKPPEVVSGLMADASHAVWKAVGWPVQ
- a CDS encoding MBL fold metallo-hydrolase, giving the protein MQVTPNVRAVQVPDTNPMHPQFTTIYLVGRGQVLTIDSGEDMERYRWMLRGYLAATERAEIGMSCVTHFHRDHSANLRWLRDEFGADVRVLEQGMSLLQDRLPETGVTAIHHGSEFGPSDAVHLTAIHTPGHSADSVCYFLESEGVLFTGDTILGASSTTVSDLGEYLDSLASLRDLPNLRYLCPGHGPVIENPVAYIDAYINGRHARERQIIEALAETPGLTTWAIMERIYADMNLVPRLKRAADRQVRTHLRKLEKEHRVTATGGKPRQRTAEELARAEEEEHERQEVIRRADAYREEARRRALVAQEYPTLEEWEEPPRFFLL